In one Alphaproteobacteria bacterium genomic region, the following are encoded:
- a CDS encoding NifU family protein produces MNEASKSSGALRSETSEPQSVASQSNENGSADGVPERSLEDMLSHIRALEALSDDWPAEQANAANARALAIEELNAEAFKRLIRSLKTVPGMGQALREAATDEVVYAVLRSHGILKPSVHERVEAALDTIRPSLADHGGDVEVVLVEPPGVQVRFLGACDNCPASALTFYSGVKKAIQDHVPEITEVKQVKGLGGASTAGTGDDETVYYASPFAQYTSDGWLHALDLAELADGQTKIIDIDGHSVLLSRFGDKVTCFENACAHMGMAMDGGEIADGIITCPYHEFKYALESGECLTAPEVQLQPHLVRVKGDKIDVRLVE; encoded by the coding sequence ATGAACGAAGCCAGCAAATCCTCTGGCGCGCTGCGCTCGGAAACGTCCGAACCTCAATCGGTTGCGAGCCAGTCGAACGAAAACGGAAGTGCCGATGGCGTGCCTGAGCGCAGTCTGGAGGATATGCTGAGCCATATTCGGGCGTTGGAAGCTTTATCTGATGATTGGCCGGCTGAACAAGCCAATGCAGCCAACGCCCGTGCGCTGGCCATCGAAGAATTGAATGCTGAAGCGTTCAAGCGGCTAATCCGTTCGTTGAAAACTGTTCCTGGCATGGGGCAGGCCCTGCGTGAGGCCGCCACCGATGAGGTTGTATACGCAGTCCTGCGGAGCCACGGCATTCTCAAGCCGAGCGTTCATGAGCGGGTGGAAGCAGCGCTCGACACCATTCGTCCGTCGCTCGCCGATCATGGCGGCGATGTGGAAGTCGTCTTGGTTGAACCGCCGGGGGTGCAGGTCCGGTTCTTGGGTGCTTGCGACAATTGCCCGGCTTCGGCGCTGACGTTCTATTCCGGTGTGAAGAAAGCCATCCAAGACCATGTGCCGGAAATCACCGAGGTCAAACAAGTGAAGGGGCTGGGCGGTGCGTCTACCGCTGGCACCGGCGATGATGAAACGGTCTATTATGCTTCACCCTTCGCGCAATATACCTCTGACGGATGGCTGCATGCGCTTGATCTGGCAGAGCTTGCCGACGGGCAGACCAAGATAATCGATATCGATGGTCATTCCGTTCTGTTGTCGCGTTTCGGTGACAAGGTGACCTGTTTTGAGAACGCTTGCGCCCATATGGGAATGGCCATGGACGGAGGTGAGATCGCCGACGGCATCATCACCTGTCCGTATCATGAATTTAAGTATGCCCTGGAAAGCGGTGAATGCCTGACTGCGCCTGAAGTCCAATTGCAGCCGCATTTGGTGCGCGTCAAGGGCGATAAAATCGATGTTCGGCTGGTGGAGTAA